One segment of Carya illinoinensis cultivar Pawnee chromosome 13, C.illinoinensisPawnee_v1, whole genome shotgun sequence DNA contains the following:
- the LOC122291248 gene encoding asparagine--tRNA ligase, cytoplasmic 2-like, whose protein sequence is MTTEQPGNPMPVGVTRSKYSNRVVLKTILERSDSGLELVGVRVVIGGWVKASKEVTKEPLPPPPPPPPPPPPPPPPPKKLSWWEILLEPFLPSNQSSSPRPTPPPPPPPPPPPPSLIAFLQVSDGSCVASLQVVVEESIAPLSQLLHIGTCILVEGLLGKPSVEGKHVIELKAEKILYIGTVEHDKYPLSMKKLPIERLRDYSQFRPRTTTVASVTRISNDLTIATHIFFRNQGFLHMHAPVITTTDCEGFTEKFQVTTLIDKVDKTEKPNTVMGTEGASLEVIKSAAKEKTMLVEELKRSGSNKEALAAALVDLKKTNELASQFEAREKSKPETSPKAIKLNLSEDFFSCQAYLTVSGRLHLESYACALGNVYSVGPRFRADCAGNVAERSVIEIEMAFSRLEDAMSCADDFFKFLCKWVLDNCPEDMKFVSKRIDKTCIDRLQSLISDIVEKISYAEAVDVLGKVEDKKFEIELKWGSALTPEHLSYLVEEIHKKPVMIYNYPKEVKPFYARLNDDGKTVAAFDLVVPKARTLISGSQNEERLDILSSRIKELGLPREQYEWYLDLRRHGTVEHSGFSLGLDQMILFTTGLRDARDVIPFPRSYARADN, encoded by the exons ATGACCACGGAACAACCGGGGAATCCCATGCCGGTGGGGGTGACTCGTTCGAAGTACTCGAACCGGGTGGTCTTGAAAACTATATTGGAACGTAGTGATAGCGGACTGGAACTGGTTGGTGTGAGAGTTGTGATAGGAGGGTGGGTGAAGGCTTCCAAGGAGGTCACGAAGGAGCCTTTGCCGCCGCCGCCTCCGCCTCCGCCACCTCCACCGCCACCGCCGCCGCCGCCGAAAAAATTGAGCTGGTGGGAAATTCTTCTGGAGCCTTTTTTACCGTCCAACCAATCGAGTTCACCTCGCCCCactcccccacccccacccccacccccgcCCCCGCCACCGTCCTTGATTGCTTTCTTGCAAGTTAGTGATGGTTCATGTGTTGCAAGTCTTCAG GTTGTTGTAGAAGAATCTATAGCTCCCCTCAGCCAGCTCCTGCATATTGGAACCTGTATACTGGTGGAAGGTTTATTGGGGAAGCCATCAGTAGAGGGAAAACATGTAATCGAGCTTAAAGCAGAGAAAATTCTTTATATAGGGACAGTGGAACATGACAAGTATCCGTTATCAATGAAAAAGTTACCAATTGAAAGGTTGAGGGATTATTCCCAGTTTCGACCTCGGACTACTACG GTGGCATCTGTTACAAGAATCAGTAATGATCTGACTATCGCAACTCACATATTCTTCCGCAACCAAGGGTTCCTTCACATGCATGCTCCTGTTATCACGACCACAGATTGTGAAGGATTCACTGAAAAATTCCAGGTGACAACACTCATTGACAAAGTAGATAAAACGGAGAAGCCAAATACCGTTATGGGAACTGAAGGTGCTAGCCTTGAAGTCATCAAGTCTGCTGCAAAGGAGAAAACTATGCTAGTTGAAGAACTGAAGAGGAGTGGAAGCAATAAGGAAGCGCTGGCTGCCGCACTTGTAGacttaaagaaaacaaatgaactAGCATCACAGTTCGAAGCAAGAGAAAAATCAAAACCCGAAACTTCACCAAAGGCCATTAAATTAAACCTTTCTGAAGATTTCTTCTCCTGCCAAGCTTATCTGACTGTTTCTGGTCGCCTACACCTGGAGAGCTATGCATGTGCCCTTGGAAATGTTTACTCAGTTGGACCAAGATTTCGGGCAGATTGTGCCGGAAATGTGGCAGAGAGGTCAGTGATTGAGATTGAAATGGCATTTTCACGGTTAGAG GATGCCATGAGCTGTGCAGATGACTTTTTCAAGTTCCTCTGCAAATGGGTTTTGGATAATTGTCCCGAAGATATGAAATTTGTTTCAAAACGAATTGACAAAACCTGCATTGATCGACTTCAGTCATTGATATCCGATATAGTTGAAAAGATTTCCTATGCTGAAGCAGTAGATGTTTTAGGAAAG GTTGAAGATAAGAAGTTTGAAATAGAACTTAAGTGGGGGTCTGCTCTCACACCAGAGCATCTAAG TTATTTGGTAGAGGAGATCCATAAGAAACCTGTAATGATATACAATTATCCAAAAGAAGTTAAGCCATTTTATGCACGCTTGAATGATGATGGAAAAACTGTTGCTGCATTTGATCTGGTTGTACCAAAG GCTAGAACGTTAATTTCAGGTAGCCAAAATGAGGAGCGTTTGGATATATTAAGTTCAAG AATAAAGGAATTGGGGTTGCCAAGAGAGCAGTACGAGTGGTACTTAGATCTTCGCAGGCATGGAACAGTCGAGCACTCTGGATTCAGTCTTGGGTTGGACCAAATGATTCTATTCACCACTGGGCTGCGTGATGCTAGAGATGTTATCCCTTTTCCCAGAAGCTATGCCCGAGCCGACAACTAA
- the LOC122292521 gene encoding EPIDERMAL PATTERNING FACTOR-like protein 9 isoform X1 yields the protein MANIKLCSLLLLFLSTLAAAYVIRGSGSQSELHRLRVFLPLGPTKALHLKAASERIMRRNSRRLMIGSTAPICTYNECRGCKYRCRAEQVPVEGNDPINSAYHYRCVCHR from the exons ATGGCCAACATTAAACTATGCAGCTTACTGTTGCTATTCTTAAGTACCCTAGCAGCAGCGTATGTTATAAGAG GATCTGGAAGTCAATCAGAACTGCATCGTCTAAGGGTCTTTCTTCCATTAGGACCAACAAAAGCATTACACTTGAAG GCTGCTAGTGAAAGAATCATGAGGAGGAACTCAAGGAGATTGATGATAGGATCCACGGCGCCAATATGTACTTACAATGAATGCAGAGGGTGCAAGTACAGGTGCAGAGCCGAGCAAGTGCCCGTAGAGGGAAATGACCCAATCAATAGTGCATACCACTACAGATGTGTTTGTCATAGGTAA
- the LOC122292521 gene encoding uncharacterized protein LOC122292521 isoform X2 translates to MQLTVAILKYPSSSVCYKSLAGSGSQSELHRLRVFLPLGPTKALHLKAASERIMRRNSRRLMIGSTAPICTYNECRGCKYRCRAEQVPVEGNDPINSAYHYRCVCHR, encoded by the exons ATGCAGCTTACTGTTGCTATTCTTAAGTACCCTAGCAGCAGCGTATGTTATAAGAG TCTTGCAGGATCTGGAAGTCAATCAGAACTGCATCGTCTAAGGGTCTTTCTTCCATTAGGACCAACAAAAGCATTACACTTGAAG GCTGCTAGTGAAAGAATCATGAGGAGGAACTCAAGGAGATTGATGATAGGATCCACGGCGCCAATATGTACTTACAATGAATGCAGAGGGTGCAAGTACAGGTGCAGAGCCGAGCAAGTGCCCGTAGAGGGAAATGACCCAATCAATAGTGCATACCACTACAGATGTGTTTGTCATAGGTAA